From Spirosoma aerolatum, one genomic window encodes:
- a CDS encoding NAD(P)/FAD-dependent oxidoreductase: MNVDFLIVGQGVAGSALAWTLDQRGCSVVLADDPALPTASTVAAGIVNPLTGRKLVRTWKADELFPFLHTFYKQIEQDLGVKFFQAKNIYRPFRSLDEKTAYLTYVSEPDIQPYVEKVTDDQVYSPFIYNPFGGIEVTQAGWLDLTEFVRIIKGYFIKKNQYFEGCILPRDLTISDNKVEWQGLSIGKVLFCDGVQARENPLFDWLPYNPVKGQVLTAVAEGYSIKNIVNQGVFILPVREGLLKIGATYTWHDLDWQTTDDGREFLESKVQQILKVPYRVVAQQAGIRPSTKDRRPFIGLHPLHPSVGIFGGMGTKGVSLAPYLAEQFARHLLDGEDLEPEANISRCVSLLSRSE; the protein is encoded by the coding sequence ATGAACGTTGATTTTTTAATTGTGGGGCAAGGTGTGGCCGGGTCAGCTCTGGCCTGGACTCTTGACCAGCGCGGTTGTTCGGTTGTACTGGCCGATGATCCGGCTTTGCCAACGGCATCGACGGTGGCGGCTGGTATCGTAAATCCACTAACGGGCCGTAAGCTGGTTCGCACCTGGAAAGCCGATGAGTTGTTTCCGTTCCTACATACCTTTTACAAACAGATCGAGCAGGATCTGGGTGTTAAGTTCTTTCAGGCCAAAAACATTTACCGACCCTTTCGCTCACTGGACGAAAAGACAGCGTATCTAACCTATGTCAGTGAACCCGATATTCAGCCCTATGTAGAGAAAGTGACTGATGACCAGGTGTATAGCCCGTTTATCTATAACCCATTCGGTGGGATCGAAGTGACGCAGGCCGGGTGGTTGGATTTAACTGAGTTTGTCAGAATCATTAAAGGGTATTTTATAAAAAAAAATCAATACTTTGAAGGTTGTATCTTACCCCGTGACCTGACAATCAGTGATAATAAAGTGGAATGGCAGGGGCTAAGTATCGGGAAAGTACTATTTTGTGATGGGGTTCAAGCCCGCGAGAATCCATTATTTGACTGGCTTCCGTATAATCCCGTAAAAGGACAGGTTCTGACGGCGGTTGCGGAGGGTTACTCTATTAAGAATATAGTCAATCAGGGTGTATTTATTTTGCCGGTTCGGGAGGGGTTGCTCAAAATCGGAGCTACCTATACCTGGCATGACCTGGATTGGCAAACAACCGACGACGGTCGCGAGTTTTTAGAGTCGAAAGTTCAGCAGATTTTAAAAGTACCTTACAGAGTTGTGGCACAACAGGCCGGTATCCGACCTTCGACCAAAGACCGTCGTCCCTTTATCGGACTGCATCCTTTGCATCCGTCAGTTGGTATTTTTGGCGGTATGGGCACCAAAGGCGTGTCGCTTGCTCCTTATCTGGCAGAGCAATTTGCCCGGCATCTACTAGATGGCGAAGATTTAGAGCCCGAAGCGAATATTAGCCGTTGTGTTTCGTTATTATCGAGAAGTGAATAA
- the cmk gene encoding (d)CMP kinase: MPKIVIAIDGYSSCGKSTTAKAVAARMGYGYIDTGAMYRAVSLYFIQEKVSLSSHRDVLMALDNIHIAFKFNSRTGKNETCLNGLNVEDEIRKMYISNIVSEVSAIPEVRWAMVAQQQQMGRRRGVVMDGRDIGTKVFPDAEVKVFMTADTYTRARRRQQELLAKGELVNLDDIISNLEKRDHIDTTRAESPLVQAPDAILLDTSYMTIEEQVDWVIELADRRLAELHRERANKVLVK; this comes from the coding sequence ATGCCGAAGATCGTTATTGCCATTGATGGATATTCGAGCTGCGGGAAAAGCACAACCGCTAAAGCTGTAGCGGCCCGTATGGGCTACGGATATATTGATACCGGCGCCATGTATCGCGCTGTAAGCCTGTATTTTATTCAGGAGAAAGTATCGCTTTCCAGCCATCGGGATGTACTGATGGCACTGGATAATATTCACATCGCTTTCAAGTTTAATTCGCGTACGGGTAAGAACGAAACCTGTCTGAACGGCTTGAATGTAGAAGATGAAATCCGCAAGATGTACATCTCCAATATTGTCAGTGAAGTTAGTGCCATTCCTGAGGTGCGCTGGGCCATGGTGGCGCAACAACAGCAAATGGGTCGCCGACGGGGAGTGGTAATGGATGGCCGTGACATTGGTACCAAAGTTTTTCCTGATGCCGAAGTGAAGGTATTTATGACGGCCGATACCTATACACGGGCTCGGCGTCGTCAGCAGGAGCTACTGGCTAAGGGAGAGCTGGTCAATCTGGATGATATCATCAGTAACCTTGAGAAACGCGACCACATCGATACGACACGGGCTGAAAGTCCACTCGTTCAGGCGCCCGATGCCATTTTGCTGGATACATCGTACATGACCATCGAAGAACAGGTTGACTGGGTAATCGAACTGGCTGACCGACGTCTGGCCGAGCTGCACCGCGAACGGGCAAATAAGGTATTGGTGAAATAA
- a CDS encoding GNAT family N-acetyltransferase, whose translation MTPSTTTLICFPLSIGQLRPWREGDEDSLIHHASNRHIWNNVRDFFPYPYTPRDAHSWIRSNKSYQQPSNMAIEINGQAVGNIGFTVKDDIYRYNAEIGYWISEDYWGRGVMSEAVPIMTNYIFQNFQVNRIFACVLEGNIGSMRVLEHAGYRHEAIHRKAAVKNNQYLDEHIFAILRSEHKQLNAAEGSK comes from the coding sequence GTGACTCCGTCAACTACTACTTTGATTTGCTTCCCCCTTTCTATCGGTCAGTTGCGTCCCTGGCGTGAGGGCGATGAAGATTCATTGATTCACCACGCCAGCAATCGACATATCTGGAATAATGTACGGGATTTTTTTCCGTACCCCTATACCCCCCGCGATGCCCATTCCTGGATACGCTCAAACAAATCGTACCAGCAGCCCAGCAACATGGCCATCGAAATAAATGGACAGGCCGTTGGCAACATCGGGTTTACGGTAAAAGATGATATCTATCGCTACAATGCCGAAATTGGCTATTGGATCAGCGAAGATTATTGGGGACGTGGGGTCATGTCGGAAGCGGTTCCGATCATGACCAATTATATCTTTCAGAATTTTCAGGTAAACCGCATCTTTGCCTGTGTACTGGAAGGAAATATCGGCTCCATGCGGGTGCTTGAGCATGCAGGCTATCGGCACGAGGCCATTCATCGGAAAGCGGCCGTCAAAAATAATCAGTACCTCGACGAGCACATTTTTGCCATTCTTCGATCCGAGCACAAACAGTTAAATGCCGCAGAGGGTAGTAAGTAA
- a CDS encoding TonB-dependent receptor: MKPVYFLCILFLCSTATAQTRLTGRVLDQKGRALPGANVFLKGTYDGGNTDSTGTFRFTSARNDTATLLVSYIGYEPFSQKITLGSSTPLTIRLQEATNELNTVVITAGSFEASDEKRMTMLKPMDIVTTAGANADITAAMNLLPGTQRVGEQTGLFVRGGSGEEAKVVIDGMIVQNPYFSSMPDVQSRGRFQPFMFKGTSFSTGGYSAQYGQALSSVLLLNTTDKSQNEGLGLSINLANTGLSYDHTSNKSSISATAYYGNLKPLFTLVRQNIDWTQVPEFAGTSLTYRLQPSKTGMLKCYGMYSASQLGMNFIDPSNDAGKTAFKQRNNNFFTTSTYTDSWADGRWLLYSGLSYSYDTDATTFDAYDFGRSSERLQGRAVLTRLLPNNNTFLFGTEASRVTLRNTVMGTRYALHDNYAALFVESQTYLGRNLAIQLGIRGEYASVINRFNLAPRLSMAYKTGLYSQVSLAYGQFYQTPDYRYLYLNRSLTYERADHLILNYQIIKNKRTFRIETFYKNYAELVREFTGQPFDANPYRFPIGQTDNSGNGYAQGFDMFWRDQKTIKGLDYWITYSYVDSKRLFQQFTVSATPTFISNHNISLIGKRYFEKISTNLGLTYTISSGRPYYNPNNETFLADRTPMVNNLSFSASHITRINKNLVVLYASVDNILNTHNVYTYRYTPDNKTRYAVGPQSYRSFFVGGVIMLSRKANVNVNEL, from the coding sequence ATGAAACCTGTTTACTTCCTCTGCATACTCTTCCTCTGCTCGACGGCTACGGCACAAACCAGGCTGACAGGTCGGGTGCTGGATCAGAAAGGACGTGCTTTACCCGGTGCCAATGTGTTTCTTAAAGGTACCTACGATGGAGGCAATACCGATAGTACCGGCACGTTCCGGTTTACTTCAGCCCGAAACGATACGGCAACCTTGCTGGTATCATACATTGGTTACGAACCTTTTAGCCAGAAAATAACCCTTGGTAGCTCCACACCGCTAACCATTCGGCTTCAGGAAGCGACCAACGAACTGAATACGGTAGTCATTACAGCAGGCTCGTTTGAAGCATCGGATGAAAAGCGCATGACCATGCTGAAACCGATGGATATTGTTACCACGGCCGGGGCTAATGCTGACATAACGGCTGCGATGAACCTGCTACCCGGTACGCAGCGGGTGGGCGAACAAACGGGCTTGTTTGTCAGGGGCGGTTCAGGCGAAGAAGCCAAAGTTGTTATTGATGGCATGATTGTACAGAATCCCTATTTCAGTTCGATGCCCGATGTGCAGTCGCGGGGCCGGTTTCAGCCGTTTATGTTCAAAGGTACTTCGTTCAGTACGGGCGGGTATTCGGCCCAGTATGGTCAGGCGCTTTCGTCGGTATTGCTCCTGAACACAACCGATAAATCCCAAAATGAAGGCCTTGGCCTAAGCATAAATCTGGCTAACACCGGGTTGAGCTACGATCACACAAGCAATAAATCGTCTATTTCGGCAACGGCCTATTACGGCAATCTGAAACCGTTATTTACCCTGGTTCGGCAAAATATCGACTGGACACAGGTTCCTGAATTTGCGGGCACCTCACTCACCTACAGGTTGCAACCCAGCAAGACCGGCATGCTTAAATGCTACGGAATGTATTCGGCCAGTCAGCTTGGCATGAACTTCATCGACCCATCGAACGATGCCGGGAAAACGGCTTTTAAACAACGAAACAACAACTTTTTTACCACCAGTACCTATACCGATAGCTGGGCCGATGGTCGCTGGTTACTCTATTCTGGCCTGTCGTACAGCTACGATACAGATGCCACCACCTTCGATGCCTACGATTTTGGCCGATCAAGTGAGCGGTTACAGGGCCGAGCCGTACTAACACGATTGCTGCCGAATAACAATACATTCCTGTTCGGTACGGAAGCCAGCCGGGTTACGCTTCGCAATACAGTTATGGGAACCCGCTACGCGCTGCACGATAACTACGCAGCTCTGTTTGTCGAATCGCAAACCTACCTGGGCCGGAATCTGGCTATTCAGCTTGGAATTCGGGGCGAATATGCATCGGTCATCAATCGGTTCAACCTGGCTCCTCGCCTGTCGATGGCCTATAAAACCGGCCTATACAGTCAGGTTTCACTGGCCTATGGGCAATTTTACCAGACTCCGGATTATCGTTACCTGTATCTGAACCGCAGCCTCACCTACGAACGCGCCGACCACCTGATTCTTAACTACCAGATTATCAAAAACAAACGCACCTTCCGAATCGAAACATTCTATAAAAACTACGCTGAATTGGTCCGTGAATTCACCGGGCAGCCGTTCGACGCCAACCCTTACCGCTTTCCCATCGGCCAGACCGACAATTCGGGAAATGGATATGCCCAGGGATTCGACATGTTCTGGCGCGATCAGAAAACCATTAAAGGACTCGACTACTGGATTACGTATAGCTATGTCGACTCGAAACGGCTTTTCCAGCAATTCACTGTATCCGCTACGCCAACGTTTATTTCGAACCATAACATCAGCCTGATTGGTAAACGGTATTTCGAGAAAATCAGCACAAACCTCGGCCTAACGTACACCATCAGCAGCGGTCGCCCGTATTACAATCCCAACAATGAAACGTTCCTGGCCGACCGGACGCCGATGGTTAATAACCTCAGTTTTTCGGCCAGCCATATTACCCGAATCAATAAAAATCTGGTCGTGCTGTATGCATCAGTCGACAATATCCTCAACACACACAATGTATACACCTACCGCTATACTCCCGACAACAAAACGCGCTATGCAGTGGGGCCACAATCGTATCGAAGTTTTTTTGTGGGTGGTGTGATTATGCTTTCCCGAAAAGCCAACGTAAACGTCAACGAATTATAA
- a CDS encoding histidine kinase, with translation MTREQLIGTIGKNGRRVNMMGSDLEHFDFSGLDLTQADLSFSNLGKANFRGAILRQANLSFSNLEGADFTDADLYEANLNFSSLEEVNLTGANVEGATFNFSGRSKYRSKSEIRPEPITLTTILQKPGWGTLIGMMLGALLIYGSNAIIYFTNLILTTQDPNMVGLYRFLVVQNMTDGAVTYLLTWALSGWLINQFPAIWVRHVFMSLIIICSFTIVNMGLYEVLGRPHVEVLLKRPEGIDQTAPWYAYVMGDLLIANLFLYVLQQGRQLTRKLSEQEFQLLNLEKLKTRAELDALQAKINPHFLYNALNSIASLVHEDPDKAEEMTLLLSKLFRYSTGRNGELYATLSDELEMVRTYLQVEQVRFGNRLAFSVEVSDPSLNDLKLPQFLLQPIVENAIKHGIAKRADSGRIDVRIYEKAKELHLCVHDNGPSFPDDMDGGYGLRSIQDKLKLLYGNDARVELQNWPLKQVLISISMDKIRNTDTAVTPDA, from the coding sequence ATGACGCGCGAACAACTCATTGGTACGATTGGCAAGAATGGCCGACGGGTCAATATGATGGGCTCCGATCTGGAACATTTCGACTTTAGCGGCCTTGACCTGACCCAAGCTGATCTAAGCTTTTCGAACCTCGGTAAAGCTAACTTTCGGGGAGCCATTCTCCGGCAGGCCAACTTAAGTTTCTCCAATCTGGAAGGGGCCGACTTTACGGATGCGGACCTCTACGAAGCCAACCTGAATTTCAGTTCACTAGAAGAGGTAAACCTGACCGGAGCCAATGTTGAAGGAGCTACCTTCAACTTTTCAGGTCGGAGCAAATACCGTTCAAAATCGGAAATACGTCCTGAGCCGATTACATTAACCACCATTCTACAAAAACCAGGTTGGGGAACGCTGATTGGAATGATGTTAGGGGCCCTGCTGATCTACGGCTCGAACGCCATCATCTACTTTACCAATCTGATTCTGACCACTCAGGACCCGAACATGGTGGGTTTGTATCGGTTTCTGGTCGTTCAGAATATGACCGATGGTGCAGTTACATATCTGCTGACCTGGGCACTCTCAGGCTGGCTCATTAATCAGTTTCCGGCCATATGGGTCCGGCATGTGTTTATGAGCCTGATTATCATTTGTAGCTTCACTATCGTGAATATGGGTCTTTATGAGGTTCTGGGACGGCCTCATGTCGAAGTGCTGCTGAAACGTCCAGAGGGCATCGATCAAACAGCGCCCTGGTATGCCTATGTGATGGGAGATCTGCTGATTGCCAACCTGTTTTTGTACGTATTACAACAAGGCAGGCAACTGACGCGTAAGCTCTCCGAGCAGGAATTCCAGTTGCTGAATCTGGAAAAACTGAAAACCCGTGCCGAACTAGACGCTTTACAAGCCAAAATTAACCCGCATTTTCTGTACAATGCCCTCAACAGCATTGCCAGCCTGGTTCACGAAGACCCCGACAAGGCCGAAGAAATGACGCTACTCTTGTCCAAACTATTTCGGTATTCGACCGGACGCAACGGCGAGCTGTACGCAACCCTGTCGGACGAACTGGAAATGGTTCGCACCTATCTACAGGTAGAGCAGGTCCGGTTTGGCAATCGACTCGCGTTCAGCGTAGAAGTGTCCGACCCGTCGCTGAATGACCTGAAATTACCACAGTTTCTATTGCAGCCCATTGTCGAAAACGCCATCAAACATGGTATTGCCAAACGGGCCGATTCGGGTCGGATCGACGTCAGAATTTACGAAAAAGCCAAAGAGTTACACCTGTGTGTACACGACAATGGCCCGTCTTTTCCCGACGATATGGACGGCGGCTATGGCCTTCGCAGTATTCAGGATAAACTAAAACTACTATATGGCAACGATGCCCGCGTTGAACTCCAGAACTGGCCGCTTAAACAGGTGTTGATCTCGATCAGCATGGATAAAATTCGTAATACCGATACCGCTGTAACTCCCGACGCTTAA
- a CDS encoding LytR/AlgR family response regulator transcription factor, which produces MTFPLKTILIDDESLAISRLRRLLDKHRDTFDIIGEATNGAEGLTLIEAEHPDIIFLDIEMPLLNGFEMLAKVTTVPMVVFATAFNQYAIRAFEENSVDYLLKPIEADRLARTAQKIRNLVERNDSSQPVSNPMTDSVMRLLAQMQPKKEIYSISVKTGEKIILIPLSDIAYFEAEDKYVFLATLDGQKYLTSYTLTTLNEKLPDTFVRISRSVMVNRHKIGEIHRHFDGKFVLAMNDRKGTKLTSGSTYGEAVRQLMEL; this is translated from the coding sequence ATGACTTTCCCCCTAAAAACCATACTGATCGACGACGAATCGCTGGCCATCAGCCGATTGCGCCGATTGCTCGATAAACACCGCGACACGTTCGACATTATAGGCGAAGCCACCAACGGAGCTGAAGGACTAACCCTGATTGAAGCCGAACACCCGGACATTATTTTCCTTGACATCGAAATGCCCTTGCTAAATGGGTTCGAAATGCTGGCAAAAGTGACCACTGTACCGATGGTAGTGTTTGCCACGGCCTTCAATCAATACGCCATCCGTGCCTTTGAAGAAAACTCAGTCGACTACCTGCTCAAGCCGATTGAAGCCGATCGGCTAGCCCGAACCGCCCAAAAAATCCGTAACCTGGTCGAACGGAACGATTCGAGTCAACCCGTCAGTAACCCTATGACCGACAGTGTGATGCGCTTACTGGCCCAGATGCAACCGAAGAAGGAGATTTATTCGATCTCGGTTAAAACCGGCGAAAAAATCATTCTGATACCTCTGTCTGATATTGCGTACTTTGAGGCTGAAGATAAATACGTTTTCCTGGCCACCCTCGACGGCCAGAAATACCTGACCAGTTACACGCTGACGACGCTCAACGAAAAACTACCCGATACGTTCGTACGCATCAGTCGGTCGGTTATGGTCAATCGGCATAAGATTGGTGAAATCCACCGCCATTTCGACGGTAAATTCGTATTGGCGATGAACGACCGGAAAGGAACGAAACTGACCAGTGGCAGCACGTATGGCGAAGCGGTGCGGCAGTTGATGGAGTTATAG
- a CDS encoding translation initiation factor produces MSKKNRSGIVFSTNPDFHYESDEPSEAETLPAVQQNLKIWLVKLGGNKVVTTVRGFIGSTADLADLGKQLKTACGSGGSTKDDEILIQGDHRDKVLTWLASKGYKAKKAGG; encoded by the coding sequence ATGAGCAAGAAAAACAGGTCGGGAATCGTATTTTCCACCAATCCAGATTTTCACTATGAATCAGACGAGCCATCGGAGGCCGAGACGCTGCCTGCTGTTCAGCAAAACCTGAAAATCTGGCTGGTTAAACTAGGTGGAAATAAAGTTGTTACCACTGTCCGAGGATTTATCGGCAGTACGGCTGATTTGGCCGATTTAGGCAAGCAGCTCAAAACAGCCTGTGGATCGGGAGGATCGACCAAAGACGACGAAATTCTGATTCAGGGCGATCACCGCGACAAAGTCCTGACCTGGTTGGCCAGCAAAGGCTACAAAGCGAAGAAAGCAGGCGGTTGA
- a CDS encoding SDR family oxidoreductase has translation MADSIKTALITGGSKGIGYGIAEVLINEGIRVAITSRSSVAAELAAAKLNDIKPGYALGIGADVRDLASQQRAVDTILQTWGRLDYAIANAGVGHFASIQDLTPELWHETIDINLTGVFYTAKAALDALKKSEGYFITIASLAGTNFFEKGAAYNASKFGLVGFTQAVMLDLRNEGIKVSTIMPGSVATYFNDHQPSEKDAWKIQPEDIGQIVSDLIKMPARTLPSKIEVRPTRPGGK, from the coding sequence ATGGCAGATAGTATCAAAACCGCACTTATTACGGGCGGCTCAAAAGGCATCGGCTACGGTATTGCCGAAGTGCTCATCAACGAAGGAATTCGGGTAGCTATTACCAGCCGCTCGTCGGTAGCCGCCGAATTGGCAGCCGCCAAACTGAATGACATCAAGCCCGGTTATGCATTAGGCATCGGTGCCGATGTACGCGATTTAGCCTCACAGCAACGAGCCGTCGACACTATTCTACAAACATGGGGGCGGCTGGATTATGCGATCGCGAATGCCGGTGTCGGCCACTTTGCGTCCATTCAGGACCTTACCCCCGAACTGTGGCACGAAACCATAGACATCAACCTGACTGGCGTATTTTACACCGCCAAAGCAGCTCTCGACGCCCTGAAGAAATCGGAAGGCTACTTCATTACCATTGCCAGTCTGGCGGGTACAAACTTCTTCGAGAAAGGAGCGGCTTATAACGCCAGCAAATTCGGACTGGTCGGGTTCACACAAGCGGTCATGCTCGACCTGCGAAACGAAGGCATCAAAGTATCGACCATCATGCCGGGTTCGGTTGCTACGTACTTCAACGACCACCAGCCCAGCGAAAAAGACGCCTGGAAAATCCAGCCGGAAGATATTGGTCAGATCGTTTCGGACCTGATCAAAATGCCCGCCCGCACGCTCCCCAGTAAAATTGAAGTACGCCCAACCCGTCCAGGAGGGAAATAG
- a CDS encoding ankyrin repeat domain-containing protein has product MSSQSTRPEDLLFEAARNGDVRYLNQLIDNGVEVNIQNEQGFTPLILATYSGHLEAIRVLLDANADVNGQDVHGNTALMGVSFKGYPDIARSLIESGADLNRQNVNGSTALMFAVLFGRNELARLLLDHGADASIEDSRGLTARDLAIQKSNEEALQWL; this is encoded by the coding sequence ATGTCTAGCCAATCTACCCGGCCCGAAGATTTGCTTTTTGAGGCCGCTCGCAACGGCGATGTTCGTTACCTGAACCAACTTATTGATAATGGGGTAGAGGTCAACATCCAGAATGAGCAGGGATTTACGCCGTTGATTCTGGCTACGTATAGCGGTCATTTGGAAGCGATCCGGGTTTTGCTGGACGCCAATGCCGATGTGAATGGACAGGACGTACACGGCAACACGGCGCTGATGGGCGTTTCTTTTAAAGGCTATCCTGACATTGCCCGTTCGTTGATCGAGAGTGGGGCCGATTTGAATAGACAGAATGTCAACGGTAGTACAGCTCTGATGTTTGCTGTCCTTTTTGGCCGAAATGAACTGGCCAGACTGTTACTGGATCATGGCGCTGATGCTTCTATTGAGGATAGCCGGGGGTTGACCGCCCGCGATCTAGCCATTCAAAAGAGCAATGAAGAAGCGTTGCAATGGTTATAG
- a CDS encoding exo-beta-N-acetylmuramidase NamZ family protein, with translation MVSFGIDRFLEQAVNFQQQRIALVTNQAATTASYIPSRHALLTAGFPVTKLFSPEHGLDSIGEDGRPMPNGTDPLTGLPIVSLYGTKLQPSADDLADIDVVIVDLPDIGCRFYTYLWTLTHVMEACSHYDKPLILLDRPNPLSGRIDQVEGPILDESTCSSFIGRWAIPLRHACTFGELARYWQHQRFSNLSVTVVKAEGWHRTYFSRDWQPSFVPTSPAMVNSESAVLYPGLGLLEATNLSEGRGTATPFQLAGAPWLDAYTLTNQFNAMAVPGIIARALTFTPQSGKYAGELCQGVMFHITDATVFKAVLSGMLFIKLVYDFHPDEFSWAPYPTYVNPTGNQHLDKLLGIPDSEALFEQPFDSFLQTSQTVTDCRRWEEMIKPYLLY, from the coding sequence ATGGTTTCCTTTGGTATCGATCGCTTCCTAGAACAGGCAGTAAATTTTCAGCAACAACGGATTGCTCTTGTCACCAATCAGGCCGCTACCACGGCCTCGTATATACCTTCCCGGCATGCTTTGCTAACTGCTGGATTTCCGGTAACCAAATTGTTCTCCCCTGAGCATGGGCTGGATTCGATTGGCGAAGATGGCAGGCCTATGCCGAATGGAACGGATCCATTGACGGGTCTTCCTATTGTCAGTCTATACGGTACCAAACTTCAGCCTTCAGCTGACGACCTGGCCGATATTGATGTGGTCATTGTGGATTTACCCGACATCGGTTGCCGATTTTACACCTACCTGTGGACGCTTACGCACGTTATGGAAGCCTGTTCGCACTATGACAAACCATTAATTCTGCTCGACCGACCAAATCCGCTTTCCGGGCGAATAGATCAAGTTGAAGGCCCTATCCTCGATGAATCCACCTGCTCGTCCTTTATTGGCCGATGGGCTATTCCGCTCCGACACGCCTGCACCTTTGGCGAATTGGCCCGGTACTGGCAACATCAACGTTTTTCCAATCTATCAGTTACTGTTGTAAAAGCCGAAGGCTGGCACCGGACTTATTTTTCACGCGATTGGCAACCCTCGTTTGTTCCAACCTCGCCAGCTATGGTCAATTCGGAATCGGCTGTCCTTTATCCGGGCTTGGGCCTGCTGGAAGCCACTAATCTGAGCGAAGGACGCGGAACCGCAACCCCGTTCCAACTGGCTGGTGCGCCCTGGCTGGATGCATATACGCTTACGAATCAATTCAATGCGATGGCCGTTCCGGGTATTATTGCCCGTGCCTTGACGTTTACACCCCAAAGTGGTAAATACGCTGGTGAACTATGCCAGGGGGTGATGTTTCACATTACGGATGCTACTGTATTTAAGGCGGTTTTGTCTGGGATGCTTTTCATTAAGCTTGTCTACGACTTTCATCCCGACGAGTTTAGCTGGGCTCCCTACCCCACTTACGTGAACCCAACGGGAAATCAACACCTGGACAAGCTCCTGGGTATACCTGACTCAGAAGCCTTGTTCGAGCAACCATTCGATTCGTTTCTGCAAACGAGTCAGACAGTAACTGACTGTAGGAGGTGGGAAGAGATGATTAAGCCGTATTTACTGTATTAA
- a CDS encoding TolB family protein codes for MKRFLFLSLLLAIASNCGPLLPDQYTQGQFPETVENLGDINSVDDDYNSTSHVVGNIMALVFSSKRGGRTDFDFVHESLETSFNLRNGAITFDSHPYGGLDVVEEQSPLTWATGKANSNANELGPYIRSFTHDLNISTSYSDTHFGEYLMLFASDRTGNLDIYLTHNYQSSPTSVSGLSSRVSNKVFVDPKPVSFLNSLYDDAYPTFDKTNQTIYFTSNRAGSFDVYKATLPTLSPSALPAQLTTLADVPIEKVTALSSSADDKCPFIRGDKLVFTSNRPGGYGGFDLYYSQWTSGGWSAPVNFGPAINTKYDEYRPILVSVNQFSNQLMLFSSNRPGGKGGFDLYRVGIPINQP; via the coding sequence ATGAAACGGTTTCTTTTCCTATCCCTCCTCTTAGCGATTGCCAGTAACTGCGGTCCATTACTTCCCGACCAGTACACACAAGGCCAGTTCCCCGAAACCGTCGAGAACTTAGGGGATATTAATTCCGTCGATGACGATTATAACTCGACCAGTCATGTTGTGGGAAATATCATGGCGCTGGTATTCTCCTCTAAACGAGGAGGGCGAACCGATTTCGACTTCGTTCATGAATCGCTGGAAACGTCCTTTAATCTACGAAACGGAGCAATTACGTTTGATTCTCATCCCTACGGAGGCTTAGATGTTGTCGAAGAGCAAAGTCCACTGACCTGGGCCACCGGCAAAGCCAACTCCAATGCCAACGAATTAGGCCCTTATATCCGCTCGTTTACCCATGATTTAAACATCAGTACGTCATACAGTGATACGCACTTCGGAGAGTATCTGATGCTGTTTGCTTCCGATCGGACTGGCAATCTGGATATTTACCTGACACATAATTATCAGTCATCACCCACTTCCGTAAGCGGCCTGTCGAGTCGGGTCAGCAATAAGGTATTTGTCGATCCTAAGCCGGTATCCTTCCTCAACTCGCTCTATGATGACGCCTATCCAACGTTTGACAAAACCAACCAAACCATTTACTTTACGTCTAACCGGGCCGGTTCGTTCGATGTATACAAAGCTACTTTACCAACTCTCTCTCCGTCCGCATTACCAGCCCAATTAACCACGCTGGCCGATGTCCCGATTGAAAAGGTAACAGCTCTGTCTTCCTCAGCCGATGATAAATGCCCGTTTATCCGTGGAGATAAGTTGGTATTTACGTCTAACCGTCCGGGAGGTTATGGTGGATTCGATCTGTATTACAGCCAATGGACGTCAGGGGGCTGGTCAGCTCCTGTCAATTTCGGTCCTGCCATCAATACAAAGTATGATGAATACCGCCCTATTCTGGTCAGTGTAAACCAGTTTAGTAATCAACTAATGCTCTTTTCCTCGAATCGTCCGGGAGGCAAAGGCGGGTTCGACTTATATCGGGTGGGTATTCCCATCAATCAGCCGTAG